In Cydia amplana chromosome 5, ilCydAmpl1.1, whole genome shotgun sequence, the genomic window CGTCGAGAACTGATGGTATTTTGTCGTGTGgttgtcatgtctaattttgaatttaaatgtccgtagttccaaatatataatatgtcaaTCAGCCACTCAGTCAGTTGGTCACGTCAGGTCGCCACGggaggttggaagccacgacaGATAAGTTGGGGACGGATGGCGAAGACAAAGACATCTATCATAAGTTTCTTAATCGCTTAATGAACTCGTGTTTACGAGTGGAGCGGCCGAGCGACTTGACCTAGTCAATGACAGCGAAACAGGTATGGCCGGCTAAATGAATTAATACTACTTTAGAGGCTATAGTGGCTTGATTTTTTGTCATCTACAAGCCTCGGATTTTTCATCGCATAAGATGTCTATGGAATCGAATTTAAAACTAACatttaacttatatttttaaccaGACATTTTTCTTACTATCCATTCCGTAGTcgtcatacaaagtctatgaaaaaaggTAACGAAACGGAAGAAAGACTAGGGACTAGGGATTTTCTGTTTCTCCCATTGGTATCCCAGCAGCTCTAGATTCCGAGTAGAAATAAcgcaaaaagtttatttttactatctgtctctgaatttttcaatattttgtcACCGTTTAAACCTGCCCTGGACTTCTACAAATAATTCAGTACCAAAATTAACCAAATCGGTCCAGCCGTTTTCGAGATTTTAGTGCGTCTAACGAACAgcatttcatttttttattaaaatcataACTTATCCTTTAGTCTGCTAGTACTTAATTGATTAATCGCACTATAAAGTCCATAATACAATCCACATCACATCAGCGTGAGGTCACAGCGAATGATAAAAGACGTTTAGCGCCGTGTCAATGCACAAGACAATTTACCGATTGTAGAGATATATTCCCATTGCCGTTTTAACTGAGGCAAACCAGGCCATATTAGAGCTTTTGCATATTAGAGAGATAGAGAAGCAGATACAGATATTTCGATTTTCTTAGTAGGGCCTCTGTCTAGCTAAGATCTCATGTTCCGTAACATCTATTAGCTATAAGAGATTATTCGGACACTAGATCGCGAGTAAAACGCTCGGTAAAGCATAGACAATTAAACACTATCTCATCACAATAAGGTTTGTAATGATCATGTCTTTAGTACAATCGACGCAAAAGAGATGTTTATACAGTTAATGCACTTTTTGATCTTACTCCACCGCAATAAGGCGGAATATGGCATGTGTGACGTTGGCCGTCCGCAGTAGATCAATGCGCAAATAGTAGCGGGAGTAATGTACTGATAACGCTGATAAACATGCTAATTTCGCCGCTTCCGAACGAtattgtttactatttataacaACTCGTGTGCAAATAGCTTGACAgttgacatacatacatacaaataatCACGTCTATTTCCCTATTTCGCCTATTTTACGCTGGAATTAATtgttcagtcagcagcagaagttgctaagcgggcgaggtgttcataattaccttgacacgcttttattttcttaacaataaagtcgcgtcaatatcattttgaacactgtTGAAACTGTATGTGGCCTAAAACGTGCTGgagatttttttaagtttttagaaTGTATTTTAGTTCTTCTCAGAATAGGGTTGAAAATATGTAACAGTGTTTTTTGCTTTGCCCTAACGTTGACTGGTTGATgacattaagttcgccttttgtacattaagTTTTCCTTTTGCCTCTGGGCGAGAGGCCCTCGATGAGTGTATCTGTATACAGCCgacatagagagggacaaagcAATTCGCTGACAAACATCGTTTTTGTTAGTCAGCGAGACATGccgaaaaatgccgggacaacgcgaggaagatgatgagagtgatgacttgatgagaCATCTGTACCTGTACGTATTACCTAATACTATTATCGTCTACTTAATAGACCAACCAAACAGACTCGAATGGGATTTCATGATCCCAATTCCCGGTATTCGTCATACGGTCGAAAAGGTACGGTATTAATAGCCGTTATCCATTAATCAGACGTACTTTCCAGAGGCGTCCCACCTGTTTGTTTTCGTTATTCCCAAATCGTATTGACATTTACAATTGACGAAGCGTTTTGATATTAGACGGCCATTTTTCCTTCTGGGTTCGACAGTCGCTGCCGAGACGAATACCTACGCAATATTATAagtcataagttatttatttgcgaAAGATAGGGTATACATAGGATGTTACATTTCATAGTTAAGTGAGCCAAGCTACCTTGTCACACAGTGACATGCAAATTCTATTCTTGGTATTGACTACAGTACAAAATTCCCACTGTCTAGCAAAACCGATGTTTGACAGTGAATCACGTTGACCCTCTCTAACGCATATCTCTAACTCTCCCATTAGGACGCCTTCCAAGAGTGTCCATCTACTCGCTATACAGGCCCCCCCAGGTACAGGTAAACACTgtaaggtattagttaactcACCTCTCCTGTCCCGCAGTGTCCCAAATCTCAAACTTGACGGTGGTGTCATCGAGGCACACGGTCTGCGTGAGGAAGGCGGCGCCGATCGTGCTCTCCTGGTACTCGTGGAACTGGCCCTTGACGAAGCGCAGCACCAGCGAGGACTTGCCCACGGCGCTCTCGCCGAGCAGCACCAGCTTGAACTGGCACACTTTGGTCTGCGGCGCGCCGTTCGGCCGCGCGGCACCGCTCCTGTTTGTCGCCATCGCCTGGATAAAGAAAATGGCAATCAGAATAAACGCTGGGTGCATCGCCGGTGTCTCATTACagatgggccgaatattcggtaattattcgatattcggCGTATTTTTCAATCAATGTTCGTATTCAGCCGAATAGTTCGGTTCGAACTGccgaatacaatacaatactctttattgcacacctcaccaaacccatagtttacaataaatgtacagtaacataaacaaagacaatagaggtaacaacaggcggtcttatcacttaagagcgatctcttccagacaacctttggataTCGGAGACAACTTATTATAAACATTCCCGGTCGGTCGGGAGGAGAGGTCAAAAACACGTTATGAGTGCAGACCGCGGACTCGAATGAACTCGTTTTCAGCGTTTTAGGCAGTTATATCCCAACtgaatattcggccgaatattcggttcgGTATGAGCTGAACTGAATATTAGGCCCGATAAAATACCTGATACTCAATTTCTCCGAGTGGAAGACACAGTTCAAATAGCTTCCAAGGCCAAAACACAAGTAACAAGCAGTTTACCTTTAAATAGAAAGAAATAAAGGACTGAACATAGTAACGATGTTTGGAAGTATAACGTAAACATTGCTTCCTACTATACCAAAAGTAAAGCACATTTCTTGTAGTCACAATACTCTATGATAAACAACCGAGAATAAACCCAGTGTGAACAATAGACAAAATCCATTTATTTTGGCTATATCTGCACAAAGAAACAGTCACACCAATTGATGATCCTTATGATGGTGATTATAGTTCTATTTCTTATTcaatagcaaaaaaaaactgtaacagatttatttaataagtagtagAGTAACTTAGTAAGTTTTGATAGTAAGAGTTAGTGTGAAAATAGTAAAAACATGCCAGAATGTACTTTCTAACAATAACAGCACACTATAATGACTTGGTGAACCTTATCTGCTTGAAATAAGACTTAagaaaagtttaattaatttaaagtttaattaaCAGTTGGAAGTGGTACCAACACTAAGAAACCAATATGctgttacattattataattagaccCATATATTAGTATTATTAGTCCAAAACAAGACATTACCATagagaaacaatacatagattgctcactccatacatcagttttagtaccaaaaagaccattaatttcagtgtctacatctagcatcgagttgcggaactatcagtactgctacttgacaatagatgtagcaccaaccggaaagtcttatgcagttgggataagactttccggttggtgctacatctattgtcaagtagcagtactgatcgTTCCgcaactcgatgctagatgtagacactgaaattaatagtctttttggtactaaaactgatgtatagagtgagcactcttgtcttactatatttctctatgacattaCATAATGTTATTCCATTCCATAAGTCATATTAGTCATATATCATAACCATGAAGTTTCCATGGTACTTTCAACTCATTTACAAATGTATAATGTAATTATAGTGTATGATGTCATCATATATTTGTGCGAGTATTTTATCTTTAAAaacatttcatattttaattaagatTGCTTTGAAACCGCTTTTTTACACTAATAGTAAACTACAACAACTGTTCCTGTGTCAGATGTTCAAGTGAGAaaacttaaagtctatttttttattcggtagactgaaatgacagttaattgtatggacatgaaatgtcatttcatactattaactgtcatttcagtctaccgaataaaaaaatagactttagatgtaGGTCACTATTTGGAAAAACaataatacctattaaattgacattcagattTAAAAATGATGTCCCATCATTCAAAATACACCTAATACATCTTAATGGTTTTAAGTCATACTTTTTTAAACCAAAACGAATTTTTGGAAATTATGAGTCAAACAAATACACTAAACAAACTAAAAGGAAACCTATACCATAAATACCATTCAACCACTGTTATCATGTATGTTCTCACAGCTGTGATTCATGAGGAAATTAACTATTAAGGCTTCTTAGAAAGGTACAATTCTTAACTTTAAACAATAAACATTGAAcatgttgataattttaaaactaataGGAATCCAGTGATTAGCGAATGTAAGGGTGACAAAACATTCCATCACATACCATTGGATGTCGTATTGTGAGTAggcaaagtgacaaccctagcatACAAGTGAATAATCAAGATCAAGTGGGGGTAGTTCGCAAAACACATGCAGCAAGATGTTGATACAATTCCTTGCCAGTCTGCATGTGACCACTAACATAACATCACATTCGAAATATTTCAAAACatcaggccataaataaactTAAGTTTTATGCGATGAAGTCCCATGAGAAAATTGTGTTAGTTGAAGTTGAAACCAACAATGTTGGTTTTCATGTAGTGTAACTGGCCCTACTATTGGCTATCCTCCCTTATATTTTCATACTAACTGTGGaagaaaaattacatttaagtGTAAATTTGATGATTTACTGCCATTATTATTTTCCAATAGAAAGTGGCCAACTACATGTCATAAAGATTTCAAAGACcaaaacatgtttattttagtaattacaGCAAACAAAAAGATAACATTGTCACAAATAGCAACAGAAATAACATTGACTGCATTTAATTTTGCAATGAATGTTTACATTTACAATTGGCCTTATTTCAAATATGAATAGAATATGATCAAATATGAAGGTCAATTTGCTCATAAACATCAGCTGTCTTGAAAAACAAACAATAGATGAACTTAGATAACATTGAAGTTaagattttgtttaattttccaTTGTAAAAACTCTGTTTATCACATCTTATCAGCACTAAGAATATATTAATGCTCCTTGTATCAGTTGCCACAGAATGTTGAAAGTGAAGTGAATTGCACTAAAATACTCACCAGCAAGCAATCCAACAAAAACACAAGTAGAAACCATTGACCAGGTCTCAAGCACACTGCTGCCACACAAACAACCAATAAAGAACCTCTTAAtgcaattaataaaaaaaatatggctgtATAACCAGCTCTCTAGCCTCACAACTCTTACAAGAAcaggtgaaaaaaaaacaatctaatcaACAAGAGCCTGTATGCTCAGGATTATAATGTAAACTGGCATAAAGAACGGTAAACAAGATCATTATCAAGCTACGTATCGTCATGCTCACACAAAGAAACAAAAGGGACTTGACACTTTATCACAAACTATTTTGCACATTTTTCCACATCACGAACTGCGagttacacttttttttatcaGACGCAATCGAAAACGTGTCTGTTGTGATGATGACTAACCGTATCTGGCCGTATCAACGTTTCCTACTCGTCTCAGCACCAATTGCCCCGAGTGACGCCCTCGGCCGAATCAGCTGGGGGCCTTCAAGAACACTCAACGCAACATTTTCCTTATCCCCGTAACACCTAAGTTACGCGAAACTAAATTGTAGACCTAAATCTACTGCCACCATTCCGATCTTTTGTAAAATTCGATAAAATGACGCATTTACTAGATTATAAGGACATGGAACAAGACGTACCCTCCCTGTTATTATATCGCCGTTTATCGCTTTTTGTTGGGCGACAAGTCCTCACGAGGTCGCCTTGATGTCACAAATTTCATTAATTACACAGTTACACGAATAAAATCATCAATTAAATGCTAATCTGGAAAATCTAGCACAGAAATGCAAAATGACCACGAACAAACATGGAAGCGAGAGAGCGCAGAGCGAGACGTTTCACAAAAAAGTTGTCCATGGATCCGATACGTcacgttaaaaaaatgttaagttttaGTTTATGATTTCAAAATTAGTTTTTAAGCCTAGCTTACACGATGCGATTATGATCAAATAACTGGAATCTATTCAATAAAATTTCGACTGCAAAAAAATAAAGTGACAGCTGTCAAATGGTCTATGGTATAACACTATAACAGCGTGGGATCGATCGTGATTGTAATCGAATGTTTTTCTTTTGATTTCCACTTGTAAACGCTTCTACATTAAACAGGTTCGTAAGCCAACAAAATGAAAATCACACGCTACAAGAAAGTCCAGAAATATCTTAAGTTCTACTATAACAACTTCGGTTTCCACCAGCCTTACCAAGTATTGATTGATGGAACATTTTGCTTCGCCGCATTCACTGTGAGTTTTTTACTGCTAAAACCCGGTCTAGGTTACTGCTCGGTCTCTAAACCACGCGTGGGTAGTCAAAGCGTGTTTTAAAGTTGTTTTAATTGTTCAGAATGGACAGTAAATACCGTCGCAACGGGCGTTTGCTGGACATGGTAGACGAGGAGTGGCGCGCGGAGAGTCTGCCCGACGAGGACATCGCGGTGCCGGCGGAGGAGCTGCCGGACCCGGAGGCCGACAGCGCGGACTCACACCTCACGCTCAAGGAGCAGAGCATGCGCTGGCAGGAGAACTTCCCCGAGCCCGCCGCTAACACCGAGCAGTAATCTAGCCTAGGTATTACCTTTAGAATTTTAGACTTATTTTAGGCTGCTGTGTACACATGGCTAAATATtcggttggactgtagcaaaggggggggctgggacttagaatattttattttattttagtacatggaaaaccaacagcgctacatatatccagaaattacaatagaatcacagagccaattataggttctcacttatagaaatacaataaattataaaaagtttttgcccaacttagttacacatacaagttcacaaagcataagaacagatgatctatatgtatatgatctatgtttacaaaaataagtgaagagaagaaaaaagaaaaaaccttttgCGAGTAATACACATTCAATAATGCACCGAGCCCTGACCTGCGCCAGAATTATTGTCACCCATGAAGtatctaattaatttattttttattactggtATGCTATCACTATATATGTCAATATCACAATTTATAAGAACTTTATTTAAACTCATGCCTGCCCTGCATATGAAACTGTTTTTTCTATATCTAGTAGCAGCTTGGTAATTACTACTAATGGGACGAAAATGCCTAAGCCTCCTTGACGGAACATTAAAAAATTTCTTATTAAGCAAATTTGGACAATCTACATtaccttttataatatttactaagTACACTATATCTGCAATTTCACAGCGCTTAACAAGTGGATATAATGGAAAGAGCAGTCAGCAATGGTTTTAAAGTGGCAGTTATATACAGCCAACAATtgtattgattataattaagtataattgtTTTGTAAGAAGTAATTACTCTTCAACATGTCAGTGCCACTAACAAATTGTTTGTGTCCAAAATCACTCCTATGCCATTGCCACACAAGGATGTTCATAAATAGTTGCTAAAACGATTCACACACACCTAATTCAGTCCAACAGGGACGCTGCAGTACATAGAAGTGTCAACTTATAGCTGCATCCCTGTTGTCAGTTACTGAATTAAGTAAGGTGTGTGAAGTGTTTAAAACAATCTATCAAACACAAAATGAAACACTGCTGTAACTAttcaaaatatgtttatttataatacaatTACTGTTTTAGGAACACATTAATATAAAAGAGCAAGTACCCAAATATCTAAACAGCCAAGTAAAACTTCTGACCACAAGATGCATCATAATCGAGACAGAAAAGATCGCCAAGAAGACCCATGGTGCCCTgaccattttaaaacaatttggcACACATGAATGTGGGCACAAAGAAGCCATATCTGGAGCTAACTGTATTTTATCTATGGTTGGTAAGAAAAATCCAAAACATTATATAGTGGCAACACAAGACAGGGACTTGCAAGAAAAACTAAGGCAGAGGGCTGGTATGCCTCTtctatatttacataataaatctCCTACTTTTGAGAAACCTTCACAAGCAAGCTACGACAAGGCAGGCAAAGCCCTAGAAGCCAACCCTTTCATTACTGAAACTCAAAACGAGGCATTAAAAATCATGAAAGAAGCCTTCGGTCTCAAACGAGATGAAACAAAACagcaaattaaaaagaaaaaacctcGCAACCCTAATCCTTTGTCGTgcaaaaagaagaaaaataaatcgGCAAAAAAGCTAGAAGCTGAAGCAGGAGTGAGCGAGGGGAAAGTTAGGAAGCGAAAGAAAAAGAAGTTGCCCAAACATTTGAAGGAGCAATTGAAAAGTGCCGTAAATgcttaagtaaataaatggtttagacaagaaaaaaatgtttaaaatatcCTATTAGTCTtcatggggttggcaactgtggaaggattttattaatggtgccagcataggttttacctgTCTCGAGTTTTGTTCTATGGGACTTTATGGGGTTAGCAACCAggccataaaaaaaaagaattttacaCTATTCGTAGGGTTGACAGGTAAAACCTAAGCAGGCGCCATCTGTATAATACTTGGACCGGCTAACCCCAGGCCCGTGGAATTTTGCCCTCTCGCCTACCCGGCGCCACTGCTACTTGCGTTTGAAGGGCCAGCTGAGCCGCAGGCGAGTGGCGCCGAAGGTGGCTATGTGCACGAGCGGCAGGTTGCTCACGTACGCGGCGTGGAAGTGCGTCAGGACGTCGTAGCTCTCTTCAGGCTCAAACACTTCCTGGCCGTCCGGGGAGTTCTGGGAAACATaaccataatttatttttcaaccGTTTTCTTGACACCCTCACCTGGCATGAAGTTTTTATACGACACAAAGCATggtaggtaattttgaaaaagcTAATACCTATCTACTAAACTGTTTATTCGCtgggtgcacgactggtgctgccctcattttgtcggactttctacgttaaatcttatggagtaaaattagttcaagcggctgccgctagtactaatgacggacattccataagattacctgtgtttgtgacgatcagcacCACTTACCCCTCCACCGatttcgcaccttgccaatagctactttcaaaattaccccgctttCGTAGGTAATATTTCGCACGTCCTGGCGACTTGAAACACGAATTGGTGCGCATCCATCTCTAAGGATTGCGCAAACCGGGGCGAAGCGCAGCGCAGATGACTTTAAATCTATCAATGTATATTCTTCCCTATTTCAATTACGTTAAGGCATAAATTTGAATGCTCTGAGACCAACCTGGGAGCATTAGGGAGGAATTTTACTCCGCGTCATCGAGGAGCACGTTAGTCGATTGGATACCGCGGCATCCCCCGGTATGCGCCGGAATGCTCCGCTCGCGGTATCGCGGGGGATTTTCCCTCGTCGGTGTACGCTGCGCGGAGGAAATCTTCCATGATCTACGCTGCGCTCCGCCTGCGTTCTGCGAATCTACGGTCATGGTCATTGTACCCACCTCAATGGTGAGACGTATCAGGTTTTCGAAGAAGTACGACCACAGCTCGCGCGGAGACAGCCAATAGTACCACTTGAAGTACTTGTGCGTGTCGAGGTAGAGCGTGATGAGTAACGCGAGCTTTAACGCGCTGAAGTCGCGCTGCGCCGCGTAGTCCGTCACctcaaacatttaaaaagtaagaacagtggcgtagctaggcgtcgcccacggcctcgcgccccaagagggtctcgcgcgaggccccttcgggcacagtgaaagaaatTATATCTAGGaggcaaagagaatttgaaatagaggcgtatTATCAAAGCAAATTTTGTAGCCACAGACGCCACAGTACatgtactgccatctttcgacacatgaataaaacttttagaacgcctttttactttgatccttattctttcactgtgGCGCCATCTACACGAATGTagggccaaaggtatggcgccatcttaTCGATATCTTTGCCATAttttaaagttcaggatttgactTGGCTAGTTTGACGTTACACGCTGTTATATTTGTCTGATGTTACTTTTCTAAAACTTAGTTTGTTGGTACAAAGACTAGCCAATACCTAACTACTCCGTAGCGCTTCTTTTGTAGCTTAGTAATGCTACGAGTGAAATAAGAAGCTCACCTCACACACAAGACTCGTAAGGAACTGACGTTCGGACAGATTGAAGTtttctgtaatatttttttccacTACAAAGTTATCTGAAATGTCAAGACA contains:
- the LOC134648149 gene encoding rRNA-processing protein UTP23 homolog, with protein sequence MKITRYKKVQKYLKFYYNNFGFHQPYQVLIDGTFCFAAFTEHINIKEQVPKYLNSQVKLLTTRCIIIETEKIAKKTHGALTILKQFGTHECGHKEAISGANCILSMVGKKNPKHYIVATQDRDLQEKLRQRAGMPLLYLHNKSPTFEKPSQASYDKAGKALEANPFITETQNEALKIMKEAFGLKRDETKQQIKKKKPRNPNPLSCKKKKNKSAKKLEAEAGVSEGKVRKRKKKKLPKHLKEQLKSAVNA
- the LOC134648195 gene encoding uncharacterized protein LOC134648195 gives rise to the protein MATMLGGVGPDMTPVSGSTVSAGIMATSAPLIRDKVSEVRVKQQVSAPSYFVSLSGNAAPPFRSPGKEARPRILIGTIMSERDAVEMVAAANAPFGLWKYIYNFVVEKNITENFNLSERQFLTSLVCEVTDYAAQRDFSALKLALLITLYLDTHKYFKWYYWLSPRELWSYFFENLIRLTIENSPDGQEVFEPEESYDVLTHFHAAYVSNLPLVHIATFGATRLRLSWPFKRK